The following are encoded together in the Nocardioides okcheonensis genome:
- the ctaD gene encoding aa3-type cytochrome oxidase subunit I, with amino-acid sequence MSAATAATHQGTVKEKTLGQQVVRLLTTTDHKLIGKMYLVTSFAWFLAAGLMAMLIRAELAYPGMQVVNDQLYNQLFTMHGTIMLLLFATPLFFGFANVIMPLQIGAPDVAFPRLNMFSYWLFLFGGLIAGSGFLTPQGAADFGWFAYTPLSDAVRSPGVGGDLWIMGLWMAGLGSILGGVNFITTIICMRAPGMTLFRMPIFVWNTLITSMLVIMVFPILAGALLSLEADRILGAHVFDPSHGGPILWQHLFWFFGHPEVYIIALPFFGIISEILPVFSRKPIFGYVGLVAATLGIAMLSVAVWAHHMYVTGAVDLPFFSGMTFLIAVPTGVKFFNWIGTMWGGSLSFDTPMLWSVGFLTTFLFGGLTGVILASPPLDFHVSDSYFVVAHFHYVVFGTVVFAMFAGFYFWWPKMTGKMLDERLGKVHFWVLFIGFHATFLVQHWLGVEGMPRRYADYLPGDGFTTLNQISTVGSFLLGASMLPFLYNVYVSAKGPKVEVDDPWGWGRSLEWATSSPPPRHNFHTLPRIRSESPAFDLHHPEVALRELEEHDAERNGGIADAPDVDGREEMLRERAERADNEGDER; translated from the coding sequence GTGAGCGCCGCCACCGCAGCCACCCACCAGGGCACGGTCAAGGAGAAGACCCTCGGCCAGCAGGTGGTCCGCCTGCTCACGACGACGGACCACAAGCTCATCGGCAAGATGTACCTGGTCACCTCGTTCGCCTGGTTCCTCGCCGCCGGCCTGATGGCGATGCTGATCCGCGCCGAGCTGGCCTACCCCGGCATGCAGGTCGTCAACGACCAGCTCTACAACCAGCTGTTCACGATGCACGGCACGATCATGCTGCTGCTGTTCGCGACGCCGCTGTTCTTCGGCTTCGCCAACGTGATCATGCCGCTGCAGATCGGTGCGCCGGACGTCGCGTTCCCGCGCCTCAACATGTTCAGCTACTGGCTGTTCCTGTTCGGCGGCCTGATCGCCGGGTCCGGCTTCCTCACGCCGCAGGGCGCCGCCGACTTCGGCTGGTTCGCCTACACGCCGCTGTCGGACGCCGTCCGCAGCCCCGGCGTCGGCGGTGACCTCTGGATCATGGGCCTGTGGATGGCCGGTCTGGGCTCGATCCTCGGTGGCGTCAACTTCATCACCACCATCATCTGCATGCGTGCCCCCGGCATGACGCTGTTCCGGATGCCGATCTTCGTGTGGAACACGCTGATCACCAGCATGCTCGTGATCATGGTGTTCCCGATCCTCGCGGGCGCCCTGCTCTCGCTGGAGGCCGACCGGATCCTCGGGGCCCACGTCTTCGACCCGTCGCACGGCGGTCCGATCCTGTGGCAGCACCTGTTCTGGTTCTTCGGCCACCCCGAGGTCTACATCATCGCGCTGCCGTTCTTCGGCATCATCTCCGAGATCCTGCCGGTGTTCAGCCGCAAGCCGATCTTCGGCTACGTCGGCCTGGTCGCCGCGACCCTCGGCATCGCGATGCTGTCTGTCGCCGTGTGGGCCCACCACATGTACGTCACCGGTGCGGTCGACCTGCCGTTCTTCTCCGGCATGACGTTCCTGATCGCGGTGCCCACCGGCGTGAAGTTCTTCAACTGGATCGGCACGATGTGGGGCGGCTCGCTGTCGTTCGACACCCCGATGCTGTGGTCGGTCGGCTTCCTGACGACGTTCCTCTTCGGTGGCCTGACCGGTGTCATCCTGGCCAGCCCGCCGCTGGACTTCCACGTGTCGGACTCCTACTTCGTGGTCGCGCACTTCCACTACGTCGTCTTCGGCACCGTGGTGTTCGCGATGTTCGCCGGCTTCTACTTCTGGTGGCCGAAGATGACCGGCAAGATGCTCGACGAGCGTCTCGGCAAGGTGCACTTCTGGGTGCTGTTCATCGGCTTCCACGCCACGTTCCTCGTGCAGCACTGGCTGGGCGTCGAGGGCATGCCGCGCCGCTACGCCGACTACCTGCCGGGCGACGGGTTCACCACGCTCAACCAGATCTCCACGGTCGGGTCGTTCCTGCTCGGTGCCTCGATGCTGCCGTTCCTCTACAACGTCTACGTGTCCGCCAAGGGCCCGAAGGTCGAGGTGGACGACCCGTGGGGCTGGGGCCGCTCCCTGGAGTGGGCGACCAGCTCGCCCCCGCCGCGCCACAACTTCCACACGCTGCCGCGCATCCGCTCGGAGTCGCCGGCGTTCGACCTGCACCACCCCGAGGTCGCGCTGCGCGAGCTCGAGGAGCACGACGCGGAGCGCAACGGCGGCATCGCCGACGCCCCCGACGTGGACGGTCGTGAGGAGATGCTGCGCGAGCGCGCCGAGCGCGCCGACAACGAGGGAGACGAGCGATGA
- a CDS encoding cysteine desulfurase family protein — MTGPADLDSASSTPLHPAAREVLLAALERGWADPRRLHRAGRDARLLLDNAREATADALGVRPDEVTFTPSGTHAVHLGLLGLLRGSRRGDGVVHAAVEHSAVRHAVAWGGRTVEVGVERDGRVRADDLVRGATAPGTGVAALQTANHEVGTLQDLDGLDLPDDVPLFTDACASMGRLPLPAGWTAAAGSAHKWGGPAGVGVLLVRKRARWRNPFPDDDRVDERSTGFENVPAVLAAAAALQAVVAERDEVGARQHGLVDVVRRRVAAEVPDVEVLGDPVRRLPHLVTFSCLYVDGEALVTELDRRGFGVASGSACTASTLTPSAVLEAMGVLTHGNVRLSLQRDATRADVDALCDALPEVVAGIRARVGL; from the coding sequence GTGACCGGGCCCGCCGACCTCGACAGCGCGTCGTCGACGCCGCTGCACCCGGCGGCCCGCGAGGTGCTCCTCGCCGCGCTGGAGCGGGGCTGGGCCGACCCCCGGCGGCTGCACCGGGCCGGGCGCGACGCCCGCCTGCTGCTCGACAACGCCCGCGAAGCGACCGCCGACGCCCTCGGCGTGCGGCCGGACGAGGTCACGTTCACGCCGAGCGGCACCCACGCGGTGCACCTGGGGCTGCTGGGGCTGCTGAGGGGCTCGCGGCGCGGCGACGGGGTCGTCCACGCCGCCGTCGAGCACTCCGCCGTGCGCCACGCCGTCGCGTGGGGCGGCCGGACCGTCGAGGTCGGCGTGGAGCGGGACGGCCGGGTCCGCGCCGACGACCTCGTCCGCGGCGCGACCGCACCCGGGACCGGCGTGGCGGCCCTGCAGACGGCGAACCACGAGGTGGGCACGCTCCAGGACCTCGACGGCCTCGACCTGCCCGACGACGTACCGCTCTTCACCGACGCCTGCGCCTCGATGGGGCGACTGCCCCTGCCCGCCGGCTGGACGGCGGCGGCCGGCTCGGCGCACAAGTGGGGCGGTCCGGCGGGCGTCGGCGTGCTGCTGGTGCGCAAGCGCGCCCGCTGGCGCAACCCGTTCCCCGACGACGACCGCGTCGACGAGCGCTCGACCGGCTTCGAGAACGTCCCCGCCGTCCTCGCCGCGGCGGCCGCGCTGCAGGCGGTGGTGGCCGAGCGCGACGAGGTGGGCGCGCGCCAGCACGGGCTCGTCGACGTCGTACGCCGCCGGGTGGCCGCGGAGGTGCCCGACGTCGAGGTCTTGGGCGACCCGGTGCGGCGGCTCCCCCACCTCGTGACGTTCTCCTGCCTCTACGTCGACGGCGAGGCGCTGGTCACCGAGCTCGACCGCCGCGGCTTCGGGGTCGCGAGCGGCTCGGCCTGCACGGCGTCGACGCTGACCCCGAGTGCCGTGCTGGAGGCGATGGGCGTGCTCACCCACGGCAACGTGCGGCTCTCGCTGCAGCGCGACGCGACCCGCGCCGACGTCGACGCGCTGTGCGACGCCCTGCCCGAGGTCGTCGCCGGGATCCGGGCCAGGGTGGGGCTGTGA
- the erpA gene encoding iron-sulfur cluster insertion protein ErpA has product MTEQVETTERRTDQINLSAVAAGKVKSLLEQEGRDDLALRISVQPGGCSGLRYQLFFDERTLDGDVTTDFDGVTVVVDRMSVPYLNGAEIDFVDTIEKQGFTIDNPNATGSCACGDSFH; this is encoded by the coding sequence ATGACCGAGCAGGTCGAGACCACTGAGCGCCGCACCGACCAGATCAACCTCTCCGCTGTCGCCGCGGGCAAGGTGAAGAGCCTCCTCGAGCAGGAGGGCCGTGACGACCTGGCCCTGCGCATCTCCGTGCAGCCGGGTGGCTGCTCGGGCCTGCGCTACCAGCTGTTCTTCGACGAGCGCACCCTCGACGGCGACGTCACCACCGACTTCGACGGCGTGACCGTCGTCGTCGACCGGATGAGCGTCCCCTACCTCAACGGTGCCGAGATCGACTTCGTCGACACCATCGAGAAGCAGGGCTTCACCATCGACAACCCCAACGCCACCGGCTCGTGCGCCTGCGGCGACAGCTTCCACTGA
- a CDS encoding sulfurtransferase TusA family protein: MSAPHDAHAVALELDCTALPCPMPIIELARHLADVEVGDLIAVVAMDAAAAVDVPAWCRMKGQDYVGADVTDDGRPRYVVRRVT; encoded by the coding sequence GTGAGCGCCCCGCACGACGCGCACGCCGTCGCCCTGGAGCTGGACTGCACCGCCCTCCCCTGCCCGATGCCCATCATCGAGCTCGCCCGGCACCTCGCCGACGTCGAGGTGGGGGACCTCATCGCCGTGGTGGCGATGGACGCCGCCGCTGCGGTCGACGTCCCGGCCTGGTGCCGGATGAAGGGGCAGGACTACGTCGGCGCAGACGTCACCGACGACGGGCGCCCGCGCTACGTCGTCCGCCGGGTCACCTGA
- a CDS encoding L,D-transpeptidase, with protein MRPAASSSASPSPLRRRTAAVAATLCLVALAGCDDRTAGGAGDPQGESPGAVAETTKAEPVRITTSFTDAASVPIDAPVTVTASGGTLEGVEVTSAEGRLAGDVADGTWTSSAALEPGTDYTIAARAARADGTTVERSRTFHTVDLTLDQQTYPSIAPLQGETVGVGMPVVVTFDLPVTDHALFEKHMSVTSTPAQQGSWYWLNDKEVHWRPHTYWKAGTDVTVDVDVNSLPAGNGIYGQEDREVSFEVGDAHVYKVDAQTHQMQVFNNGTLLRTLPITTGKPGFTTRSGTKVIMEKFAERRMNSETVGINRDSPEAYDIDDVQWAMRVTYSGEFIHAAPWSVGSQGHANVSHGCTGLSTADAGWLYAMSRRGDVVEYTGTDRQMTLENGYGDWNLSRADWKAGSALS; from the coding sequence ATGCGTCCTGCTGCGTCCTCGTCCGCGTCACCGTCGCCGCTGCGTCGCCGTACGGCCGCCGTCGCCGCGACCCTGTGCCTGGTCGCGCTGGCCGGGTGCGACGACCGCACGGCCGGCGGGGCGGGCGACCCGCAGGGCGAGAGCCCCGGGGCCGTGGCGGAGACGACGAAGGCCGAGCCGGTCCGGATCACCACCAGCTTCACCGACGCCGCGTCCGTCCCGATCGACGCGCCCGTCACCGTCACCGCGAGCGGAGGCACCCTGGAGGGCGTCGAGGTCACCTCGGCCGAGGGCCGCCTCGCCGGCGACGTCGCCGACGGCACCTGGACCTCGTCGGCCGCGCTCGAGCCCGGCACCGACTACACGATCGCCGCGCGGGCCGCGCGTGCCGACGGCACCACCGTCGAGCGTTCGCGCACCTTCCACACCGTCGACCTCACCCTCGACCAGCAGACGTACCCGTCGATCGCGCCGCTGCAGGGCGAGACGGTGGGGGTGGGGATGCCGGTCGTCGTCACCTTCGACCTCCCCGTCACCGACCACGCGCTGTTCGAGAAGCACATGTCGGTCACCAGCACGCCCGCCCAGCAGGGGTCGTGGTACTGGCTGAACGACAAGGAGGTCCACTGGCGCCCGCACACCTACTGGAAGGCCGGGACGGACGTCACGGTCGACGTCGACGTCAACAGCCTGCCGGCGGGCAACGGCATCTACGGCCAGGAGGACCGCGAGGTCAGCTTCGAGGTGGGTGACGCCCACGTCTACAAGGTCGACGCGCAGACCCACCAGATGCAGGTCTTCAACAACGGCACGCTCCTGCGCACGCTCCCGATCACCACGGGCAAGCCCGGGTTCACCACCCGCTCCGGCACCAAGGTGATCATGGAGAAGTTCGCGGAGAGGCGGATGAACTCCGAGACCGTCGGCATCAACCGCGACAGCCCCGAGGCCTACGACATCGACGACGTGCAGTGGGCCATGCGCGTGACCTACTCCGGCGAGTTCATCCACGCGGCGCCGTGGTCGGTCGGCTCCCAGGGCCACGCCAACGTCTCGCACGGCTGCACCGGCCTGTCGACCGCCGACGCCGGCTGGCTCTACGCCATGAGCCGCCGCGGCGACGTGGTCGAGTACACCGGCACCGACCGTCAGATGACCCTCGAGAACGGCTACGGCGACTGGAATCTCTCCCGCGCCGACTGGAAGGCCGGCTCCGCGCTCTCCTGA
- a CDS encoding cytochrome c oxidase subunit 4, with product MKAEAWIFGITTVFVAVVAPVYWMLAEDPTGTSALVMTALLTAMITLYLGFHASRMDPRPEDRKEGEIADGAGELGFFPPYSWWPLWCALALTVVVYGTALAAWWLVIIGFVVGAIVLCGFVFEYYRGEHAH from the coding sequence ATGAAGGCGGAAGCCTGGATCTTCGGGATCACCACGGTCTTCGTGGCCGTGGTCGCCCCGGTCTACTGGATGCTGGCCGAGGACCCCACGGGCACCTCCGCGCTGGTGATGACCGCGCTCCTGACGGCCATGATCACCCTCTACCTCGGCTTCCACGCCTCGCGGATGGACCCCCGTCCCGAGGACCGCAAGGAGGGCGAGATCGCCGACGGAGCCGGCGAGCTGGGCTTCTTCCCGCCCTACTCCTGGTGGCCGCTGTGGTGCGCGCTCGCGCTGACCGTGGTCGTCTACGGCACCGCGCTCGCCGCCTGGTGGCTGGTGATCATCGGCTTCGTGGTCGGGGCGATCGTGCTCTGCGGCTTCGTCTTCGAGTACTACCGCGGGGAGCACGCGCACTGA
- the ctaC gene encoding aa3-type cytochrome oxidase subunit II: MPRRVLRVALLGVTMLVLAGCSEADQHQIRNLAMPDRASAQGPYTYELWKWAWVAAMVTGVIVWGLIFYAVVRFRRRSDDEVPRQTRYNLPLEVFYTIAPVLMCVVFFFHTVRVQDEVIKIVPDPDMTVEVTGQQWSWTFNYGVGDQDTSATGEPAANGEEGDFAYDEYVYTSGTGRDIPTLVLPVDQTIQFNLHSPDVIHDFGVPAFLVKMDVIPGRVNKLQVTPTVEGTYKGKCYELCGVSHSRMLFNVEVVSQEEYDSYLSDLAEAGNTAASPVLGGTYVNDQVGLETASEGAQE, encoded by the coding sequence GTGCCCCGCCGCGTGCTGAGGGTCGCGCTGCTGGGCGTGACGATGCTGGTGCTGGCCGGTTGTTCCGAGGCCGACCAGCACCAGATCCGCAACCTCGCGATGCCCGACCGCGCGAGCGCCCAGGGTCCCTACACCTACGAGCTCTGGAAGTGGGCGTGGGTGGCCGCGATGGTCACCGGCGTCATCGTCTGGGGCCTCATCTTCTACGCCGTGGTGCGCTTCCGCCGTCGCAGCGACGACGAGGTGCCGCGCCAGACCCGCTACAACCTGCCCCTCGAGGTCTTCTACACGATCGCCCCGGTCCTCATGTGCGTGGTGTTCTTCTTCCACACCGTGCGCGTCCAGGACGAGGTCATCAAGATCGTCCCCGACCCCGACATGACCGTCGAGGTCACGGGCCAGCAGTGGTCCTGGACCTTCAACTACGGCGTCGGCGACCAGGACACCTCCGCGACCGGTGAGCCGGCCGCCAACGGCGAGGAGGGCGACTTCGCCTACGACGAGTACGTCTACACCTCGGGCACCGGCCGGGACATCCCGACGCTGGTCCTGCCGGTCGACCAGACCATCCAGTTCAACCTGCACTCGCCCGACGTGATCCACGACTTCGGCGTCCCGGCCTTCCTCGTGAAGATGGACGTCATCCCCGGTCGCGTCAACAAGCTCCAGGTCACCCCGACCGTCGAGGGCACCTACAAGGGCAAGTGCTACGAGCTCTGCGGCGTCTCGCACTCGCGGATGCTCTTCAACGTCGAGGTCGTCAGCCAGGAGGAGTACGACTCCTACCTGAGCGACCTGGCCGAGGCCGGCAACACCGCCGCCTCGCCCGTCCTCGGCGGCACCTACGTCAACGACCAGGTCGGTCTCGAGACCGCATCGGAAGGAGCCCAGGAGTGA
- a CDS encoding carbohydrate kinase family protein translates to MSLLVAGSIATDHLMSFPGRFSDSLVVDQLDKLSVSFLVEDLEVRRGGCAANICFGLGNLGLRPVLVGAVGEDFAEYRAWLERHNVDCDSVHVSQTRHTARFVCTNDTAHAQIASFYAGAMSESREIELKPIVDRVGEPDYVIIGPDDPQGMLRHTEECRQRGYRFLADPSQQLAFGDGDLIRPLIDGAEILFSNEYEASLITQKTGWSAEEVLSRVGTWVVTLGPAGVRIDRAGEESVVVPAVPEIEKVEPTGVGDAFRAGFMAALSWGLGHERAAQLGCLLAVYVVEQVGTQEYEISREAFLARCAATYGDDAVADFAPHLQTIRP, encoded by the coding sequence GTGTCCCTCCTCGTAGCCGGATCCATCGCGACCGACCACCTGATGTCCTTCCCGGGAAGGTTCTCCGACAGCCTGGTCGTCGACCAGCTCGACAAGCTGTCGGTGTCCTTCCTCGTCGAGGACCTCGAGGTCCGACGCGGCGGCTGCGCGGCCAACATCTGCTTCGGCCTGGGCAACCTCGGCCTCCGTCCGGTCCTCGTCGGCGCCGTCGGCGAGGACTTCGCCGAGTACCGCGCGTGGCTCGAGCGCCACAACGTCGACTGCGACTCGGTCCACGTCTCGCAGACGCGGCACACGGCGCGCTTCGTGTGCACCAACGACACCGCGCACGCGCAGATCGCGAGCTTCTACGCCGGTGCGATGAGCGAGTCGCGCGAGATCGAGCTCAAGCCGATCGTCGACCGGGTCGGCGAGCCGGACTACGTGATCATCGGCCCCGACGACCCGCAGGGGATGCTGCGCCACACCGAGGAGTGCCGCCAGCGCGGCTACCGCTTCCTGGCCGACCCGTCCCAGCAGCTCGCCTTCGGCGACGGCGACCTGATCCGCCCGCTCATCGACGGCGCGGAGATCCTGTTCTCCAACGAGTACGAGGCCAGCCTGATCACCCAGAAGACCGGCTGGAGCGCCGAGGAGGTGCTCTCGCGGGTCGGGACGTGGGTGGTGACCCTCGGCCCCGCCGGCGTCCGGATCGACCGCGCCGGCGAGGAGTCGGTCGTGGTGCCGGCCGTGCCCGAGATCGAGAAGGTCGAGCCGACCGGCGTGGGCGACGCGTTCCGCGCCGGTTTCATGGCCGCGCTCAGCTGGGGCCTCGGTCACGAGCGTGCCGCCCAGCTCGGATGCCTGCTCGCCGTCTACGTCGTCGAGCAGGTCGGCACCCAGGAGTACGAGATCTCCCGCGAGGCCTTCCTCGCCCGCTGCGCGGCCACCTACGGCGACGACGCCGTCGCGGACTTCGCGCCGCACCTGCAGACGATCCGGCCCTGA